One genomic region from Nocardia vinacea encodes:
- a CDS encoding heme-binding protein codes for MSGTPRFPGLKSADADWLVQTALAVGAERGFPPLAVAVVDLAGEVIALRRGDGGMPMTSRIAMAKARTALLALRPSGQIELPGGIVDSIQHLYGGDFVPWAGGVLITDGDLILGAAGASGAHALEDEAAVQTAVQRWQDNRSAE; via the coding sequence GTGTCTGGTACTCCGCGCTTTCCGGGACTGAAGTCGGCCGATGCGGATTGGCTGGTGCAAACCGCATTAGCGGTCGGTGCGGAGCGAGGGTTTCCGCCGCTGGCGGTGGCAGTTGTCGACCTTGCGGGCGAGGTGATCGCCCTGCGGCGAGGCGACGGCGGTATGCCTATGACCAGTCGAATCGCGATGGCCAAGGCGCGCACCGCGCTGCTTGCACTGCGCCCCTCCGGCCAGATCGAACTGCCCGGCGGAATCGTCGACAGCATCCAGCACCTCTACGGCGGCGACTTCGTCCCATGGGCAGGCGGTGTTCTGATCACCGACGGTGACTTGATCCTCGGCGCCGCAGGCGCATCCGGAGCCCACGCTCTCGAAGACGAAGCAGCCGTGCAAACAGCGGTGCAGCGGTGGCAGGATAACCGTTCCGCTGAATAG
- a CDS encoding 2'-5' RNA ligase family protein, with the protein MTVTSKLPFPPLRPTSTSEPGIIRSNDWSAFRELTELHDHWTLKGWAPGRSGFYWYLTFSDPTLADLASKCQVQLGTDTLDHVPLDSLHLTVLSIGNTDQVSNTELTRLTELTRQRLAGINSFDLSIGPLVGSRSAIRFSVAPWDPLLELHRSLRECTAAVRPSSQLTETSEFRPHLGIAYINVQQVANGLVAAVEQLRDLAPVTVRVEDVHLVELRRDGRQYVWRDHAVIPLAR; encoded by the coding sequence ATGACCGTCACGTCGAAACTCCCGTTTCCCCCGTTGCGTCCGACCTCGACATCAGAGCCTGGCATCATCCGAAGCAACGACTGGTCGGCGTTTCGTGAGCTGACCGAACTCCATGACCACTGGACGTTGAAGGGGTGGGCACCTGGCCGCTCCGGCTTCTACTGGTATCTGACGTTCAGTGATCCGACACTGGCCGATCTGGCCTCGAAGTGCCAGGTTCAACTCGGAACCGACACCCTCGACCACGTGCCTCTGGACAGCTTGCACCTCACAGTGCTGAGCATCGGCAACACCGATCAGGTATCCAATACCGAACTCACGCGATTGACCGAACTCACTCGTCAGCGGCTTGCCGGGATCAACTCATTCGACCTGAGCATCGGGCCTCTCGTCGGATCTCGCAGTGCCATCAGGTTTTCGGTTGCACCATGGGATCCCTTGCTCGAGCTCCACCGGTCACTCAGGGAATGCACCGCCGCGGTTCGTCCGAGCAGCCAATTGACTGAAACATCAGAATTCCGACCACATCTCGGAATCGCCTATATCAACGTACAACAGGTGGCCAACGGTCTGGTCGCCGCCGTCGAACAGCTGCGGGACCTCGCACCGGTGACGGTTCGGGTCGAGGATGTGCACCTTGTCGAACTGCGGCGCGATGGCAGACAGTACGTCTGGCGCGACCACGCGGTCATCCCGTTGGCCCGCTAG
- a CDS encoding helix-turn-helix transcriptional regulator, producing MIVTRWTGVEVKVMRLAALRVTQKEFAEKIGCSEAVIRKWESRGVTITLAGEYAAAMDTLLGRLDEHQRQRFKASMTDIPDTSTAPPTPLRSVDADGFETGLEIAARMQRLGDLHADDDIAAVLALTIDDLVDRYELEGPRVLAPEAVAARRRVEELLQQRRHPAQIAHLYRLAGQLSGVLGYMAVNRGMFGCAKMYCREASAIAIRTEDRDLQAWVLGTESFCAYYEGRFTESVALAREGIRLSGQRPQSIRLYSNGLARALGKLGDAAGVAEAIDRATEIATGHKSGPGLTPALTFAPYGEARLMANAATAYLSAGDYEQALQFGQYVEDRVDESDSVWSRSLVRLDVATALIQRQSAEVEHAVQLGMEALAASSDRPIRSVWQRAHELGEVIGAVSTSASRDYLRALHDWSSSARSFAAPEGG from the coding sequence ATGATCGTGACCAGATGGACAGGGGTCGAGGTTAAAGTCATGCGCCTGGCTGCCCTGCGTGTGACGCAAAAGGAGTTCGCCGAGAAAATCGGGTGCTCCGAAGCGGTCATACGCAAATGGGAAAGCAGGGGTGTGACCATCACTCTGGCCGGAGAGTATGCAGCAGCGATGGATACGCTCTTGGGGCGCCTCGATGAACACCAGCGTCAGCGGTTCAAGGCGAGCATGACGGATATACCCGACACGTCGACGGCTCCCCCAACCCCGCTTCGATCAGTCGACGCCGACGGCTTCGAGACCGGCCTCGAGATTGCTGCGCGAATGCAGCGACTCGGGGACCTCCACGCCGATGACGACATAGCTGCGGTTTTGGCGCTCACTATCGATGATCTGGTCGACCGTTACGAGCTCGAAGGCCCGCGTGTTCTGGCGCCGGAGGCGGTCGCGGCGCGCCGACGAGTTGAGGAGTTGCTGCAGCAGCGGCGCCATCCAGCGCAGATCGCGCACCTCTACCGGCTTGCGGGACAGTTGTCCGGTGTCCTCGGGTATATGGCGGTCAACCGAGGGATGTTCGGCTGCGCCAAGATGTATTGCCGAGAGGCATCAGCCATCGCGATACGTACAGAGGACCGCGATCTGCAGGCTTGGGTTCTCGGCACCGAGAGCTTCTGCGCCTATTACGAAGGTCGCTTCACAGAGTCGGTTGCGCTAGCGCGCGAAGGGATCCGCCTGTCGGGCCAGAGACCTCAATCAATTCGTCTGTACTCGAATGGTCTTGCCCGTGCGCTCGGCAAGCTGGGCGACGCGGCTGGAGTCGCAGAGGCGATCGACCGCGCGACCGAGATAGCGACCGGGCACAAAAGCGGGCCGGGCCTGACACCGGCACTGACTTTTGCCCCATATGGCGAGGCTCGACTGATGGCAAACGCTGCGACTGCGTATCTGTCGGCCGGCGATTACGAGCAGGCATTGCAGTTCGGCCAATATGTCGAAGATCGAGTCGACGAATCTGACTCGGTCTGGAGTCGGTCACTGGTCCGTCTGGATGTTGCGACCGCGCTCATTCAGCGACAGTCCGCAGAGGTCGAGCATGCTGTGCAGTTAGGGATGGAGGCGCTGGCTGCATCGAGTGACCGGCCGATCCGTTCGGTGTGGCAGCGTGCGCACGAATTGGGCGAAGTAATCGGGGCGGTATCAACTTCGGCGTCGAGGGACTACCTGCGAGCCCTGCACGATTGGTCTTCGTCGGCGCGATCATTCGCCGCGCCCGAGGGCGGCTAG
- a CDS encoding DUF6636 domain-containing protein — protein sequence MTNRVGIAALAAVSGSMLAFGVAGAQQPDLSNGFRSPSGNMTCVVADKGAVCEIGDYSYAAPAKPSNCYQAYGDRIVLFQGDPARFTCHGDTIRDSSLPILDYGQSFRSGEVVCESQTSGMKCANTRTGHWFSLAREGYQLG from the coding sequence ATGACGAATCGGGTGGGTATTGCGGCATTGGCGGCAGTGTCCGGGTCGATGCTGGCCTTCGGGGTGGCGGGGGCGCAGCAGCCGGATCTGTCGAACGGGTTTCGGTCGCCGTCCGGAAATATGACCTGTGTGGTTGCCGATAAGGGTGCGGTCTGTGAGATCGGCGACTATTCGTATGCGGCGCCGGCCAAGCCGAGCAACTGCTATCAGGCGTATGGCGACCGCATCGTGCTGTTCCAGGGGGATCCGGCGCGGTTCACCTGCCACGGTGACACGATCCGGGACAGCAGTCTGCCGATCCTCGACTACGGTCAGTCGTTCCGGTCCGGCGAAGTGGTCTGCGAGAGCCAGACGTCCGGTATGAAGTGCGCGAATACCCGTACCGGACACTGGTTCTCGCTCGCGCGGGAGGGCTATCAGCTGGGTTGA
- a CDS encoding alpha/beta hydrolase codes for MSGDPLVLLHGVAMSARVWDPLIPQLSARYQVLAPTALGHRGGAAVSRRPARITDFVDEVERLLDENGWATAHLVGNSLGGWTAIELARRGRARTVCALSPAGFWDAGGTGHADSSATIARNVTFARLTRPLAPLTLRSSLVRRLALRVIAEHGDRLESSAAEGIVADLLGCTVTDDLLNTKDAIAEFERLPCPITVAWSQADRIFPVAVNGAIAQQRLPGVTFEVLPGAGHVPMIDDPELVLRTILTRTSEAPSPEDSPPER; via the coding sequence ATGAGCGGTGACCCGCTTGTGCTGTTGCATGGTGTGGCGATGTCGGCGCGGGTGTGGGATCCGTTGATTCCGCAGCTGTCCGCCCGGTACCAGGTGCTCGCGCCGACTGCGCTGGGGCATCGGGGTGGGGCGGCGGTGTCGCGGCGCCCGGCGCGGATTACCGACTTTGTCGACGAGGTCGAACGGCTGCTCGATGAAAATGGTTGGGCAACAGCGCATCTGGTCGGGAACTCGCTCGGCGGGTGGACCGCTATCGAGTTGGCACGTCGGGGTCGTGCACGTACTGTCTGCGCGCTCTCACCCGCCGGATTCTGGGATGCGGGCGGTACCGGGCATGCCGATTCCTCCGCCACCATCGCGCGCAACGTCACCTTCGCGCGCCTGACCCGGCCGCTCGCACCGCTGACGCTACGGTCATCGCTGGTGCGGCGGTTGGCCTTGCGGGTCATCGCCGAACACGGCGATCGCCTCGAATCATCGGCCGCCGAGGGCATCGTCGCGGATCTGCTCGGTTGCACGGTCACCGATGATCTGCTCAATACCAAAGATGCGATTGCGGAGTTCGAGCGGCTACCTTGCCCGATTACCGTGGCCTGGTCGCAGGCCGACCGTATCTTTCCGGTAGCGGTCAATGGCGCGATCGCCCAGCAGCGCCTACCAGGCGTCACGTTCGAGGTTCTGCCCGGTGCCGGGCACGTCCCCATGATCGATGACCCGGAGTTGGTCCTGCGCACCATCCTGACCCGCACCAGCGAGGCTCCGTCTCCGGAGGATTCTCCACCGGAGCGGTGA
- the msrB gene encoding peptide-methionine (R)-S-oxide reductase MsrB — protein sequence MAQEYNRNPAAVEALSPEQYHVTQQDGTERAFTGEYWDNHEPGIYVDVVSGEPLFASVDKFESGSGWPSFTKPIDSENVVEKRDFSHLMIRTEVRSTHGDSHLGHVFTDGPRAAGGLRYCINSAALRFIHLDDLETEGYGRYRTLFTKEDA from the coding sequence GTGGCACAGGAATACAACCGGAACCCCGCCGCGGTGGAGGCGCTGTCGCCCGAGCAGTACCACGTCACCCAGCAGGACGGGACCGAGCGGGCGTTCACGGGCGAGTATTGGGACAATCACGAGCCGGGTATCTACGTGGATGTGGTTTCCGGTGAACCGTTGTTCGCCTCGGTCGACAAGTTCGAAAGCGGTTCGGGATGGCCGAGTTTCACCAAGCCGATCGATAGCGAGAACGTCGTCGAGAAGCGGGATTTCAGTCATCTGATGATCCGCACCGAGGTGCGTTCGACGCACGGTGACAGCCATCTCGGGCATGTGTTCACCGACGGACCGCGCGCGGCGGGCGGCCTGCGGTATTGCATCAACTCGGCGGCCCTGCGGTTCATCCACCTCGATGACCTCGAGACGGAAGGCTACGGTCGGTACAGGACCCTGTTTACGAAGGAGGACGCGTGA
- a CDS encoding oxidoreductase: MSRWTDTEIPDQSGRIAVVTGANTGLGYETARALAEHGAVVVLACRNTDKAKDAADRIRRLVPEATIDVAELDLGALESVRDAGAAIRDRYDRIDLLINNAGVTGLTGTTADGFEIQWGINHLGHFALTGLLLDRIVAAPAGRIVTVSSIGHRFGCIDADDPAAPTGNAYAKSKLANLLFTYELDRRLTDTPAIAAAAHPGGASTEIFRYSPAGFRLPNLAIARLFGRTPAMGALPTLRAATDPDVKGGEYYGPSGLFEIQGNPVRVESSARSRDVRRQGRLWDVSEELTGVRYRFR; encoded by the coding sequence ATGAGCAGATGGACCGACACCGAAATTCCTGACCAGAGCGGACGCATCGCCGTGGTCACCGGGGCCAATACCGGACTCGGCTACGAGACGGCTCGGGCGCTGGCCGAACACGGCGCCGTCGTAGTCCTGGCCTGCCGCAACACCGACAAAGCCAAGGATGCGGCCGATCGGATCCGCAGGCTGGTACCCGAGGCAACTATCGACGTCGCCGAACTCGACTTGGGTGCGCTGGAGTCGGTCCGTGACGCGGGCGCGGCGATCCGCGATCGCTACGATCGCATCGACCTCTTGATCAATAATGCCGGCGTGACCGGCTTGACCGGCACCACGGCCGATGGATTCGAAATCCAATGGGGCATAAATCATCTCGGCCACTTCGCGTTGACCGGACTGCTGCTCGACAGGATCGTCGCAGCGCCGGCCGGACGTATCGTCACGGTCAGCAGCATCGGCCATCGGTTCGGCTGCATCGACGCCGACGACCCGGCCGCACCGACCGGAAATGCCTACGCCAAATCGAAACTCGCCAACCTGCTCTTCACCTATGAACTCGACCGCCGCCTCACCGACACACCGGCCATCGCCGCAGCCGCGCATCCCGGTGGCGCGAGCACCGAGATCTTCCGCTACTCCCCCGCAGGCTTCCGGTTGCCGAATCTCGCTATCGCCCGCTTGTTCGGCCGCACTCCCGCCATGGGTGCGCTGCCCACCCTCCGCGCCGCCACGGACCCGGACGTCAAAGGCGGCGAATATTACGGCCCCTCAGGGCTATTCGAGATTCAGGGCAATCCCGTGCGGGTCGAATCCAGCGCACGGTCGCGCGATGTCCGGCGGCAGGGGCGGCTCTGGGACGTGTCCGAGGAACTGACCGGCGTCCGCTACAGATTCCGATGA
- the msrA gene encoding peptide-methionine (S)-S-oxide reductase MsrA: protein MSDTRKAILAGGCFWGMQDLIRKQPGVISTRVGYSGGQNDHPTYRNHPGHAEAVEIIYDPAQTDYRALLEFFFQIHDPTTKDRQGNDIGSSYRSAIFYLDDEQKRVALETIVDVDDSGLWPGKVVTEVTAASEFWEAEPDHQDYLLRYPDGYTCHFPRPGWKLPKRQNAQ from the coding sequence ATGAGTGACACGCGAAAGGCGATTCTGGCCGGCGGATGCTTCTGGGGCATGCAGGACTTGATTCGTAAGCAGCCGGGGGTTATTTCGACGCGAGTCGGCTACTCCGGCGGGCAAAACGATCACCCCACCTACCGCAACCACCCGGGCCATGCCGAGGCCGTGGAGATCATCTACGACCCGGCGCAGACCGACTACCGGGCGCTGCTGGAGTTCTTCTTCCAGATCCACGATCCGACGACGAAGGACCGCCAGGGCAACGACATCGGCTCCAGCTACCGTTCGGCGATCTTCTATCTCGACGACGAGCAGAAGCGCGTCGCGCTGGAAACCATCGTCGATGTCGATGACTCGGGCCTGTGGCCGGGCAAGGTGGTCACCGAGGTGACCGCGGCGAGTGAGTTCTGGGAGGCCGAGCCCGACCACCAGGACTACCTGCTGCGCTACCCGGACGGCTACACCTGCCACTTCCCGCGACCGGGCTGGAAGCTGCCGAAGCGGCAGAACGCACAGTAG
- a CDS encoding TetR/AcrR family transcriptional regulator produces MTERPTRRADALRNREAIRTAARDLVIDRGPGIGMDEIAAAAGVAVGTLYRHFPTKKDLIDAIVADLAAVIGRSLDAALARVTDGTGSAIDEIVALLQAVVLDMRQERLLRFAVAGLAEDALQEIQQRGRAAVEQLVTAAHRDGSLYPDITVDDVILLLTTAPDDAVARAGQLRWLTLARRALTPVAER; encoded by the coding sequence ATGACCGAACGTCCTACGAGACGCGCCGATGCGCTGCGCAATCGGGAAGCAATCCGCACGGCCGCCCGCGATCTCGTGATCGACCGAGGCCCCGGCATCGGGATGGACGAGATCGCGGCGGCGGCGGGCGTTGCGGTCGGGACGCTCTACCGGCACTTCCCGACCAAAAAGGACCTCATCGACGCCATCGTCGCCGACCTGGCGGCCGTGATCGGCCGATCGCTGGACGCGGCGCTGGCCCGCGTCACCGACGGCACCGGTTCGGCGATCGACGAGATCGTCGCCCTGCTGCAGGCCGTCGTGCTCGATATGCGCCAGGAACGACTGCTCAGATTCGCCGTCGCCGGACTCGCCGAGGACGCACTGCAGGAAATCCAGCAGCGTGGCCGCGCCGCGGTCGAACAACTCGTCACCGCCGCCCACCGTGACGGTTCGCTCTATCCGGATATCACCGTCGACGATGTAATCCTGCTGCTGACCACCGCGCCCGACGACGCCGTAGCCCGAGCCGGACAACTCCGATGGCTGACCCTGGCGCGCCGCGCCCTCACACCCGTGGCCGAGCGGTGA
- a CDS encoding RNA-guided endonuclease TnpB family protein produces the protein MGETLVKRAFKYRFYPTEQQERELVRTFGCVRLVYNKALEARTAAWYTEQRRVNYNETSAMLTAWKKTDDLKFLGEVSSVPLQQALRHLQGAFASFFDKRGRYPRFKSRKKSRSSAEYTRSAFTFRDGQLTLAKMADPLNIVWSRPLPEGAQPSTVTVSCDGAGRWFVSVLTETAVTDHPHTDSVVGVDAGITSLLALSTGEKITNPRHQRREQARLVKAQRALARKAKGSLNREKARRKVARLHARITDRRRDYLHKLSTRLVRENQTIVIEDLNVAGMLGNHSLARAISDASWSQLRSMLEYKAAWYRREVIAVDRWFPSSKTCSACGSVNDAMALDVREWVCRCGVTHDRDINAARNILAAGLVVAACGGGVRPTRQSSARQSPVKQETRPVKVGIPRL, from the coding sequence ATGGGGGAGACGTTGGTGAAGCGGGCGTTCAAGTACCGCTTCTATCCGACCGAACAGCAGGAGCGGGAGCTTGTGCGCACGTTCGGATGTGTCCGCCTGGTCTACAACAAGGCCCTGGAAGCCAGGACTGCCGCTTGGTACACCGAGCAGCGTCGCGTCAACTACAACGAAACCTCGGCGATGCTGACTGCGTGGAAGAAAACCGATGATCTGAAGTTCTTGGGTGAGGTGTCGTCGGTGCCGTTGCAGCAGGCATTGCGGCATCTGCAGGGCGCGTTCGCGAGTTTCTTCGACAAGCGGGGGCGTTACCCGCGTTTCAAGTCGAGGAAGAAGTCTCGCTCCTCGGCGGAGTACACGCGGTCGGCATTCACATTCCGTGACGGGCAACTCACCCTCGCGAAGATGGCCGACCCATTGAATATCGTGTGGTCTCGGCCGTTGCCCGAGGGTGCGCAACCGTCCACGGTCACGGTGTCTTGTGACGGCGCGGGCCGATGGTTCGTGTCGGTGCTCACCGAGACTGCGGTCACCGACCATCCGCACACCGACAGCGTCGTTGGTGTGGATGCCGGGATCACCTCGCTGCTGGCGTTGTCGACCGGTGAGAAGATCACCAATCCCAGACATCAGCGGCGAGAACAGGCGCGGCTGGTGAAAGCTCAACGCGCCCTTGCCCGCAAGGCCAAGGGTTCGTTGAACCGCGAGAAGGCTCGCCGGAAGGTGGCGCGTCTCCACGCTCGTATCACCGACCGCCGCAGAGACTATCTGCACAAACTCAGTACTCGCCTCGTTCGTGAGAACCAAACGATCGTGATCGAGGATCTGAACGTGGCCGGGATGCTAGGCAATCACAGTCTGGCGCGTGCGATCTCCGATGCCTCGTGGTCGCAGTTGCGTTCCATGCTGGAATACAAGGCCGCCTGGTACAGGCGTGAGGTGATCGCCGTGGACCGGTGGTTCCCGTCGAGCAAGACCTGCTCGGCGTGTGGGTCCGTGAACGACGCTATGGCGTTGGATGTGCGGGAATGGGTGTGCCGGTGCGGTGTGACCCACGATCGCGACATCAACGCCGCGAGGAATATTTTGGCCGCCGGGCTGGTGGTCGCTGCCTGTGGAGGCGGTGTAAGACCAACCCGGCAGTCGTCGGCGCGGCAGTCGCCGGTGAAGCAGGAAACCCGACCTGTGAAGGTCGGAATCCCCCGCCTCTAG